The nucleotide window GCAAAACCGACCAAAGAAGAACAAGCTGCAATGAAGGCTGCTAAAGAAGCCGAAAAGAAAGAAGCATTGATGGCTGCAATAGAAAAAGCTTCAGAAGCTCTTGAAGAACGGTATGCTTCCGAAGATGGAGAGTTTGGTCTTATGAAGGGAGCAAAAACTGCAAAAAGTACGGCAGCAGCACAGAAGAAAGCCGACAAGCATGTAAAGAAACTTACTTCTGTCCTCGAGCCAAAAGCACTTAAGATGGCATTGAAAGATCTTCTCTTGAATCTTCCTGAGCCAATGAAAAAACTTGGCATGGACAAGTTTGCCCAAGTTCTCACGAAGACACGAAAAGTTCATGGAAATGCTATTCCTCAAGATCCGCAAGGGTTTGCGGATTTTGTCCAGGAAGCAATGAATAGTGCAGTAGGAGTCAAGTAATCGCATAGTTTAATTGGCATAAAACAGGGGATAATAACAATCCCCTGTTTGTGGCATATAAATAGGTGTATACTAACACTATAATTTATAATTATTTTCTATGACTTCACGTCTCATGCTCGTAGTAGCGTTGTTCGGTATTTTTGCAAGTGCTACAGTTACGTTTGCACAACTTCAACAACCTCAGGGAGGGCAACTTAATCAGCAACAGGGCGGACAACAGGGCCAATATCAGGGGCAAATGCCACCCAATCAACAACAGGGCATGATGGGACAGTACGGAGGCCAACAGGGTCAACAAGGACAGCAATACGGTGGGCAGCAGCAGGGTGGTCAGCAGGGACAGATGCCACCCGGAGGATTTGATCCAAATATGGATCCTTCCCGAAAAGGGCAGTACCAAGGGCAAATGCCTCCAGGAGGACAGGATCCTAGAATGATGCAGGGAGGTGGACAAGATATGCAAGGAGGACAGTACGGAGGCAAACAGGGACAGCAAGGGCAGCAGTACGGTGGACAGCAACAGGGCGGTGGGCAGGGACAGATGCCGCCGGGAGGTCCGGGAATGATGCAGGGACCCGGTAAGGAATTTTTCTCTCGGATGGTCACAGAAATGAAAAGCAACATGAAGCCATTTGAAATGATGGTAAAGAATTTTGACAAGCAGATTACAAAAGTCCAGACATCGGTAAAAAAATGCGGCATTTCACCAAATTTTGAAGAAATGAAGACTGCTGTTACTAATGCCAAAGATACTGTTGCTAAAGTAAAAAATTTAGATCCAAAGGCAGAAGATCTTGATTTCTCTCCTGAAGAAATTGGTGAAACTGCGCAGACTGTTTCCGAAAACCAGCGCCAACTCATGCAGTATGACCAATTCTGTCGTGGAATGACTCAGCGCGAAAAAGACCTCAAAGGCATCACTGGAAGGCTTGCAAAGATTGAGAGGAATATTCAAAAGGGTAAATTAGATTTGACTGATTCACTTAATGAGCAGAGAGCAGATCTAGCAACGCTACAAACATTGCTTAAAGACGCAAAGGATCAGGCATCGCAGGATATAGAAAAGGCGATGGATACTATTGATGATTTTGAGGATAAACGGAATGACGTATTTGACCGCGAACGTGCATTACAGATGGCTGCAAACTTTTCGAGGGAATTAAAAAATCTTGATCGTGATGCAAAACGCCTTGCAACAGATGTGAAAAATGAAAAAAGACGCGCTTTAAAAAAGAAACTTCCAAGCGAAGATTTAAGCGATTCGTATACCAAGTTTAACGATGACTATACCACGCTTAAGGGGCTTGCAGGCAAGAAGAATGTTGATCCTGAAGATCTCATAGCTGCTATGGAGGATGTATTCGATGCGCGGCGCGATATAGATGAGGCGCTCAATCAGTTGCGTGAGGGCGGTTCGGGGAAAACGGAAGACGAATTTGCTTTGCCGCAGGGGTGGGATGATATAGCAAAATATTCCCATCAGGGCAGCCAGCAAGACCAGATGATGCAGGATCAATAAAAGAAAAAAGTATCCATACTAAAAATACGCATATTGCCGCGCATAGCCGCGGCCTTTGTCGTATACTTCTTTGGTAATCAGCTTATCCCGATAAAGCGTTTCGAGGGCGCGTTCCATTGTTACCATGCCTTCTTCAGAACTTGTTTGAAGGACGGTATCAAGCTGTTCAAAATTTCCCGTGCGGATAATGTTTGCTACAGCGCTATTGTTGATAAGAATCTCCCGTGCGGCGATGCGGCCTTCAGGTATACAAGGTACAAGTTCTTGAAAGACGACTGCTCGTAGGTTTTCTGCGAGTTGGATTTTGATCTGGCGCTGTTCATGCGGCTCAAAAATATCCACAATACGAAGCATCGTCGCTGGAGCGCTGGATGTATGGAGCGTTGAGAACACCAAGTGGCCGGTCTCAGCGATACGCAGTGTTTCCTGGATGGTTTCTTTGTCGCGCATTTCACCAACCATGATGATATTGGGGTCTTGGCGGAATACCGTGCGTAACGCCATACCGAAATTGGGGGAGTCAATGCCGACTTCACGCTGTTCAACGACGGATTTTTTGTGTTCAAAAACGTATTCAATCGGATCTTCAACAGTAATGATTTTGCAGTGCCGATCGATGTTGATGCGGTCGAGCATTGCCGCAAGTGTTGTGGACTTTCCGGATCCGGTAGGGCCGCAGACTAAAATAAGCCCGCTATTGAGCTGAGTAAGACTTTCTTCAAATTTGCCGAGACGTATTTTATCGAATGAAGGAATTTCCAATTTGATAATGCGTGCCGTAAGGGCAAGATGTTTGCGTTCAAAATGGACATTCACGCGAATGCGCTGGTTCTTGCCGAAATCATGGGCAAAATCAGCATCAAATACTTCATTGAGTTGCGCCTTGGCGCGCGGTGTCAAAATCTCATCAGTGAGTTCTTGAATGTCGTTATCGGTGAGTTTATAGTCATCAACGTCTTCAAGTCGACCGTGGATGCGCATTTGCGCGGGCTTGTCATAGATAAGATGGATGTCCGACGCTTCTTTCGCGTAGGCATCCTGGTACATTTCATAGAATGTTTTCATACACACCTATTCTACCATTTTTCACACAGGGATGATAGTTGATATTTCTTAACGAATCCGATACACTAGTACATATCTAAGTAATTCTATGGCATTTCCCTATAAGCGAACGCTTTTTGACCCACAGTCGAAAGATCCCTATAAATTATCACGCTCAAAAATTGAGCTCTTTATACAGTGTCCCCACTGTTTTTATCTCGATCGCAGGTTGGGAGTTTCCCAACCGGCTGGTTTTCCATTCAATTTAAACTCGGCCGTAGACCACCTTTTGAAAAAAGAATTCGATTATTATCGTGCGCTTGGACAGCGCCACCCCCTCATGGAACAGAATGATATCGATGCACTACCGTTTGCC belongs to Patescibacteria group bacterium and includes:
- a CDS encoding PilT/PilU family type 4a pilus ATPase, whose protein sequence is MKTFYEMYQDAYAKEASDIHLIYDKPAQMRIHGRLEDVDDYKLTDNDIQELTDEILTPRAKAQLNEVFDADFAHDFGKNQRIRVNVHFERKHLALTARIIKLEIPSFDKIRLGKFEESLTQLNSGLILVCGPTGSGKSTTLAAMLDRINIDRHCKIITVEDPIEYVFEHKKSVVEQREVGIDSPNFGMALRTVFRQDPNIIMVGEMRDKETIQETLRIAETGHLVFSTLHTSSAPATMLRIVDIFEPHEQRQIKIQLAENLRAVVFQELVPCIPEGRIAAREILINNSAVANIIRTGNFEQLDTVLQTSSEEGMVTMERALETLYRDKLITKEVYDKGRGYARQYAYF